From one Rattus norvegicus strain BN/NHsdMcwi chromosome 7, GRCr8, whole genome shotgun sequence genomic stretch:
- the Hdac10 gene encoding polyamine deacetylase HDAC10 isoform X5, with product MSTMARASSISLRMTPVSFISPGTAMSMETSGRSSQSLMQTQLAEGGAKVSLSICPGTRLGWEMLTIWLPSCMCCSRWPLSLTLSWCWCQLDSTLLLGTLRGRCRPPLSALPILHSCYRCWLVAGFVLCWSALESIQSVRTAQTPHWTSLQQNVAPVLSSSTHSPEGSSLPVLADSSTCTVAEDSLSPCLDRPCHRPTPPICIAVALAVSGAALDLPPGVLHQEGSALREETEAWARLHKSQFQDDDLAALGKSLCLLDGILDGQIRSAIATTTALATAATLGVLIQRCVAHRGQRLLCVALGQLDRPLDLAGNGRILWLSIRGKEADIWSMFHFSTPLPQTTGGFLSFILGLVLPLAYGFQPDMVLMALGPAHGLQNAQAALLAAMLRSPVGGRILALVEEESILQLARTLAQVLHGETPPSLGPFSMASPEEIQALMFLKAQLEPRWKLLQVAAPPP from the exons ATGTCCACCATGGCCAGGGCATCCAGTATATCTTTGAGGATGACCCCAG TGTCCTTTATTTCTCCTGGCACCGCTATGAGCATGGAAACTTCTGGCCGTTCCTCCCAGAGTCTGATGCAGACACAGTTGGCCGAGGGCGGGGCCAAGGTTTCACTGTCAATTTGCCCTGGAACCAG GTTGGGATGGGAAATGCTGACTATTTGGCTGCCTTCCTGCATGTGCTGCTCCCGTTGGCCTTTGAG TTTGACCCTGAGCTGGTGCTGGTGTCAGCTGGATTCGACTCTGCTATTGGGGACCCTGAG GGGCAGATGCAGGCCACCCCTGAGTGCTTTGCCCATCTTACACAGCTGCTACAGGTGCTGGCTGGTGGCCGGATTTGTGCTGTGTTGGAG TGCCCTGGAGTCTATCCAGAGTGTTCGGACAGCCCAGACCCCTCACTGGACAAGCCTCCAACAAA ACGTGGCCCCAGTTCTGAGTTCCAGCACCCACTCTCCTGAAGGGAGCTCTCTGCCTGTGCTTGCTGACAGTTCCACATGTACAGTAGCAGAGGATTCACTGAGCCCCTGCCTGGACAGACCGTGCCACCGCCCTACGCCCCCAATCTGCATAGCTGTTGCCTTGGCTGTGTCAGGTGCTGCCCTGGACTTACCTCCTGGAGTGCTCCATCAAGAAGGGTCAGCCTTGAGGGAGGAGACCGAGGCATGGGCCAG GCTTCACAAGTCCCAGTTTCAGGACGACGATCTTGCCGCACTGGGGAAGAGTCTGTGCCTCTTAGATGGAATCCTGGATGGGCAG ATAAGAAGTGCTATAGCAACCACAACTGCCCTTGCCACAGCAGCAACTTTGGGTGTGCTCATTCAGCGATGTGTAGCCCATAGAGGTCAGAG gcttctctgtgtggccctgggacAACTGGATCGACCCCTGGACCTTGCAGGCAATGG GAGAATTCTGTGGCTCAGCATCCGGGGCAAGGAGGCAGACATCTGGTCCATGTTCCACTTCTCCACTCCACTGCCACAG ACAACTGGAGGGTTTCTGAGCTTCATCTTGGGTCTGGTACTGCCCTTAGCCTATGGCTTCCAGCCTGACATGGTGTTGATGGCCCTGGGGCCCGCCCATGGCCTGCAGAATGCCCAAGCTGCTCTCTTGGCTGCAATGCTTCGGAGCCCAGTAGGGGGCCGAATTCTAGCTTTAGTGGAAGAG GAATCCATACTCCAGCTTGCAAGAACCCTGGCACAGGTATTGCATGGAGAAACACCTCCCAGTCTGGGCCCTTTCTCGATGGCATCTCCAGAGGAGATCCAGGCCCTTATGTTTCTAAAAGCTCAGCTGGAGCCTCGGTGGAAGTTGCTGCAGGTGGCTG CTCCTCCACCATAA
- the Hdac10 gene encoding polyamine deacetylase HDAC10 isoform X6, giving the protein MSMETSGRSSQSLMQTQLAEGGAKVSLSICPGTRLGWEMLTIWLPSCMCCSRWPLSLTLSWCWCQLDSTLLLGTLRGRCRPPLSALPILHSCYRCWLVAGFVLCWSALESIQSVRTAQTPHWTSLQQNVAPVLSSSTHSPEGSSLPVLADSSTCTVAEDSLSPCLDRPCHRPTPPICIAVALAVSGAALDLPPGVLHQEGSALREETEAWARLHKSQFQDDDLAALGKSLCLLDGILDGQIRSAIATTTALATAATLGVLIQRCVAHRGQRLLCVALGQLDRPLDLAGNGRILWLSIRGKEADIWSMFHFSTPLPQTTGGFLSFILGLVLPLAYGFQPDMVLMALGPAHGLQNAQAALLAAMLRSPVGGRILALVEEESILQLARTLAQVLHGETPPSLGPFSMASPEEIQALMFLKAQLEPRWKLLQVAAPPP; this is encoded by the exons ATGAGCATGGAAACTTCTGGCCGTTCCTCCCAGAGTCTGATGCAGACACAGTTGGCCGAGGGCGGGGCCAAGGTTTCACTGTCAATTTGCCCTGGAACCAG GTTGGGATGGGAAATGCTGACTATTTGGCTGCCTTCCTGCATGTGCTGCTCCCGTTGGCCTTTGAG TTTGACCCTGAGCTGGTGCTGGTGTCAGCTGGATTCGACTCTGCTATTGGGGACCCTGAG GGGCAGATGCAGGCCACCCCTGAGTGCTTTGCCCATCTTACACAGCTGCTACAGGTGCTGGCTGGTGGCCGGATTTGTGCTGTGTTGGAG TGCCCTGGAGTCTATCCAGAGTGTTCGGACAGCCCAGACCCCTCACTGGACAAGCCTCCAACAAA ACGTGGCCCCAGTTCTGAGTTCCAGCACCCACTCTCCTGAAGGGAGCTCTCTGCCTGTGCTTGCTGACAGTTCCACATGTACAGTAGCAGAGGATTCACTGAGCCCCTGCCTGGACAGACCGTGCCACCGCCCTACGCCCCCAATCTGCATAGCTGTTGCCTTGGCTGTGTCAGGTGCTGCCCTGGACTTACCTCCTGGAGTGCTCCATCAAGAAGGGTCAGCCTTGAGGGAGGAGACCGAGGCATGGGCCAG GCTTCACAAGTCCCAGTTTCAGGACGACGATCTTGCCGCACTGGGGAAGAGTCTGTGCCTCTTAGATGGAATCCTGGATGGGCAG ATAAGAAGTGCTATAGCAACCACAACTGCCCTTGCCACAGCAGCAACTTTGGGTGTGCTCATTCAGCGATGTGTAGCCCATAGAGGTCAGAG gcttctctgtgtggccctgggacAACTGGATCGACCCCTGGACCTTGCAGGCAATGG GAGAATTCTGTGGCTCAGCATCCGGGGCAAGGAGGCAGACATCTGGTCCATGTTCCACTTCTCCACTCCACTGCCACAG ACAACTGGAGGGTTTCTGAGCTTCATCTTGGGTCTGGTACTGCCCTTAGCCTATGGCTTCCAGCCTGACATGGTGTTGATGGCCCTGGGGCCCGCCCATGGCCTGCAGAATGCCCAAGCTGCTCTCTTGGCTGCAATGCTTCGGAGCCCAGTAGGGGGCCGAATTCTAGCTTTAGTGGAAGAG GAATCCATACTCCAGCTTGCAAGAACCCTGGCACAGGTATTGCATGGAGAAACACCTCCCAGTCTGGGCCCTTTCTCGATGGCATCTCCAGAGGAGATCCAGGCCCTTATGTTTCTAAAAGCTCAGCTGGAGCCTCGGTGGAAGTTGCTGCAGGTGGCTG CTCCTCCACCATAA
- the Hdac10 gene encoding polyamine deacetylase HDAC10 isoform X7 yields the protein MQATPECFAHLTQLLQVLAGGRICAVLEGGYHLESLAQSVCMMVQTLLGDPTPPLPGLMVPCQSALESIQSVRTAQTPHWTSLQQNVAPVLSSSTHSPEGSSLPVLADSSTCTVAEDSLSPCLDRPCHRPTPPICIAVALAVSGAALDLPPGVLHQEGSALREETEAWARLHKSQFQDDDLAALGKSLCLLDGILDGQIRSAIATTTALATAATLGVLIQRCVAHRGQRLLCVALGQLDRPLDLAGNGRILWLSIRGKEADIWSMFHFSTPLPQTTGGFLSFILGLVLPLAYGFQPDMVLMALGPAHGLQNAQAALLAAMLRSPVGGRILALVEEESILQLARTLAQVLHGETPPSLGPFSMASPEEIQALMFLKAQLEPRWKLLQVAAPPP from the exons ATGCAGGCCACCCCTGAGTGCTTTGCCCATCTTACACAGCTGCTACAGGTGCTGGCTGGTGGCCGGATTTGTGCTGTGTTGGAG GGTGGATACCACTTAGAGTCCCTAGCACAGTCAGTGTGCATGATGGTGCAGACATTGCTTGGTGACCCCACACCTCCCCTTCCTGGGCTCATGGTGCCATGTCAGAG TGCCCTGGAGTCTATCCAGAGTGTTCGGACAGCCCAGACCCCTCACTGGACAAGCCTCCAACAAA ACGTGGCCCCAGTTCTGAGTTCCAGCACCCACTCTCCTGAAGGGAGCTCTCTGCCTGTGCTTGCTGACAGTTCCACATGTACAGTAGCAGAGGATTCACTGAGCCCCTGCCTGGACAGACCGTGCCACCGCCCTACGCCCCCAATCTGCATAGCTGTTGCCTTGGCTGTGTCAGGTGCTGCCCTGGACTTACCTCCTGGAGTGCTCCATCAAGAAGGGTCAGCCTTGAGGGAGGAGACCGAGGCATGGGCCAG GCTTCACAAGTCCCAGTTTCAGGACGACGATCTTGCCGCACTGGGGAAGAGTCTGTGCCTCTTAGATGGAATCCTGGATGGGCAG ATAAGAAGTGCTATAGCAACCACAACTGCCCTTGCCACAGCAGCAACTTTGGGTGTGCTCATTCAGCGATGTGTAGCCCATAGAGGTCAGAG gcttctctgtgtggccctgggacAACTGGATCGACCCCTGGACCTTGCAGGCAATGG GAGAATTCTGTGGCTCAGCATCCGGGGCAAGGAGGCAGACATCTGGTCCATGTTCCACTTCTCCACTCCACTGCCACAG ACAACTGGAGGGTTTCTGAGCTTCATCTTGGGTCTGGTACTGCCCTTAGCCTATGGCTTCCAGCCTGACATGGTGTTGATGGCCCTGGGGCCCGCCCATGGCCTGCAGAATGCCCAAGCTGCTCTCTTGGCTGCAATGCTTCGGAGCCCAGTAGGGGGCCGAATTCTAGCTTTAGTGGAAGAG GAATCCATACTCCAGCTTGCAAGAACCCTGGCACAGGTATTGCATGGAGAAACACCTCCCAGTCTGGGCCCTTTCTCGATGGCATCTCCAGAGGAGATCCAGGCCCTTATGTTTCTAAAAGCTCAGCTGGAGCCTCGGTGGAAGTTGCTGCAGGTGGCTG CTCCTCCACCATAA
- the Hdac10 gene encoding polyamine deacetylase HDAC10 isoform X4: MKFKCVLYFSWHRYEHGNFWPFLPESDADTVGRGRGQGFTVNLPWNQVGMGNADYLAAFLHVLLPLAFEFDPELVLVSAGFDSAIGDPEGQMQATPECFAHLTQLLQVLAGGRICAVLEGGYHLESLAQSVCMMVQTLLGDPTPPLPGLMVPCQSALESIQSVRTAQTPHWTSLQQNVAPVLSSSTHSPEGSSLPVLADSSTCTVAEDSLSPCLDRPCHRPTPPICIAVALAVSGAALDLPPGVLHQEGSALREETEAWARLHKSQFQDDDLAALGKSLCLLDGILDGQIRSAIATTTALATAATLGVLIQRCVAHRGQRLLCVALGQLDRPLDLAGNGRILWLSIRGKEADIWSMFHFSTPLPQTTGGFLSFILGLVLPLAYGFQPDMVLMALGPAHGLQNAQAALLAAMLRSPVGGRILALVEEESILQLARTLAQVLHGETPPSLGPFSMASPEEIQALMFLKAQLEPRWKLLQVAAPPP, from the exons ATGAAATTCAAGTG TGTCCTTTATTTCTCCTGGCACCGCTATGAGCATGGAAACTTCTGGCCGTTCCTCCCAGAGTCTGATGCAGACACAGTTGGCCGAGGGCGGGGCCAAGGTTTCACTGTCAATTTGCCCTGGAACCAG GTTGGGATGGGAAATGCTGACTATTTGGCTGCCTTCCTGCATGTGCTGCTCCCGTTGGCCTTTGAG TTTGACCCTGAGCTGGTGCTGGTGTCAGCTGGATTCGACTCTGCTATTGGGGACCCTGAG GGGCAGATGCAGGCCACCCCTGAGTGCTTTGCCCATCTTACACAGCTGCTACAGGTGCTGGCTGGTGGCCGGATTTGTGCTGTGTTGGAG GGTGGATACCACTTAGAGTCCCTAGCACAGTCAGTGTGCATGATGGTGCAGACATTGCTTGGTGACCCCACACCTCCCCTTCCTGGGCTCATGGTGCCATGTCAGAG TGCCCTGGAGTCTATCCAGAGTGTTCGGACAGCCCAGACCCCTCACTGGACAAGCCTCCAACAAA ACGTGGCCCCAGTTCTGAGTTCCAGCACCCACTCTCCTGAAGGGAGCTCTCTGCCTGTGCTTGCTGACAGTTCCACATGTACAGTAGCAGAGGATTCACTGAGCCCCTGCCTGGACAGACCGTGCCACCGCCCTACGCCCCCAATCTGCATAGCTGTTGCCTTGGCTGTGTCAGGTGCTGCCCTGGACTTACCTCCTGGAGTGCTCCATCAAGAAGGGTCAGCCTTGAGGGAGGAGACCGAGGCATGGGCCAG GCTTCACAAGTCCCAGTTTCAGGACGACGATCTTGCCGCACTGGGGAAGAGTCTGTGCCTCTTAGATGGAATCCTGGATGGGCAG ATAAGAAGTGCTATAGCAACCACAACTGCCCTTGCCACAGCAGCAACTTTGGGTGTGCTCATTCAGCGATGTGTAGCCCATAGAGGTCAGAG gcttctctgtgtggccctgggacAACTGGATCGACCCCTGGACCTTGCAGGCAATGG GAGAATTCTGTGGCTCAGCATCCGGGGCAAGGAGGCAGACATCTGGTCCATGTTCCACTTCTCCACTCCACTGCCACAG ACAACTGGAGGGTTTCTGAGCTTCATCTTGGGTCTGGTACTGCCCTTAGCCTATGGCTTCCAGCCTGACATGGTGTTGATGGCCCTGGGGCCCGCCCATGGCCTGCAGAATGCCCAAGCTGCTCTCTTGGCTGCAATGCTTCGGAGCCCAGTAGGGGGCCGAATTCTAGCTTTAGTGGAAGAG GAATCCATACTCCAGCTTGCAAGAACCCTGGCACAGGTATTGCATGGAGAAACACCTCCCAGTCTGGGCCCTTTCTCGATGGCATCTCCAGAGGAGATCCAGGCCCTTATGTTTCTAAAAGCTCAGCTGGAGCCTCGGTGGAAGTTGCTGCAGGTGGCTG CTCCTCCACCATAA